CCCGGGGACCTCCGCCACCGTGCGAGGGAGGGAAACGTGGACCGCGAATTCCTTTCCGAGCGCGGCGAGATCTTCCGGGCGGTTTTCCTCGGCGTTGGCGACGACAAGGTCCGGAGCGAGGATCCGGATCCGATCGAGGTCCGGGTTCTTCGTCCCGCCCACTTTCGAAACCTTCCGCAGCGCCTCGCGCGGCCGGATGCAGTATCTCGTCACGCCGACCGGCATCACCCCGATCTCGACGAGAGTCTCGGTGAGCGAGGGGCAGAGGGAAACGATCCGAAGGTCAGTCATCCCGTTCACTCTTCCCGGGCGCGATACCTGCCTGGATCAAGCTCCTCTTCACGTCGAACTGCGGCCATCGATCAGGCGCGGCCAGACGTGCCGGGTCGCCGCGTCCCGTATGACGGTGCGTATGGGTGCCTGCCGAATCAAGAGAATTGTGTCGGAAGACCGGCATTCTTGAACATGCCGATCAACCCCGTCTTGTCCGTCGCTTTCGTCCAGGCCTCCCGCGGCTCGATGAGCTTCTCCCGGACGAGCGTCATGAGCGCGTCGTTCATCGTCGTCATCCCGATCGCCTTCGAGGTCTGCATCACGGACGGGATCTGGAAAGTCTTCCCTTCGCGGATCAGGCTCGTCACCGCGTTGTTGACGAGCAGCACTTCGAGCGCCGCGACGCGGCCACCGCCGATCTTCCGGCAGAGGACCTGGGCGACGACGCCCTTCAGCGCGTCGGCGAGCATGACCCGGATCTGCTCCTGCTGTTCCGGCGGAAACTGGTCGATGATCCGGTCGACCGTCGAGACGGCGGTCGTGGTGTGGAGGGTCCCGAAGACGAGGTGCCCGGTCTCCGCCGTCTCGATCGCGATCGCGATGGTCTCGAGATCCCGCATCTCGCCGACGAGCACGATGTCCGGGTCCTCGCGGAGCGCCGCCCGGAGCGCGTTCTTGAACGAACCGGTGTGCGCGCCCACCTCGCGCTGGTTGATGAGGCACTTGATGTTCGAATGGACGAACTCGACGGGATCCTCGATCGTGATGATGTGGTCGGTGCGATTCCGGTTGATGTAGTCGATCATCGACGCGAGGGTCGTCGACTTGCCCGACCCCGTCGGTCCGGTGACGAGGACGAGCCCCTTCGACAGGGCGCACAACTCGAGAATGGCCTTCGAGAGCCCGAGCGTCTCGGCCGGGACGATTTCGATCGGGATCTGCCGGAAGACCGCGCCGAACCCCTTCCGATCGCGGAAAACGTTCACGCGGAATCGCGCGAGGTCCGGGATCTCGTACGCGAAATCGGCATCGCTCTTCTCCTCGAAGTCGCGCTTCCCCTTCTCCGATGCCGCCGGCAGCACGAGCCGCTCCACGTCCGCCGACGAGAGCGGCAGGAACTGCGGGAGGAACGCCATCTGTCCGTGCACGCGGAGGGCCGGCGGGCAGTCCGACGAGAGGTGCAGATCGGACGCCGATCGCTCGATCATCAGGCGCAGCAGGTCGTCGAGCGAGGATGCGGCGACGGGGGGCGGCATCTCGTCCCCTGCTCCCTCGGGTTCGGGAGCGGGAGCGGGAGGAGGCGCCGGCGCGGGAATGACGGGACGCTCGGTCAGCCGGACCACCATCGACACCGTGGCCTCTCCCCGCTCGATCACGACGGCAAAGGCCTCGAAGCCCGAGACCAGGGGAAACTTCCCGACGGCGAGCGCCGGGACGTCCGGAATCTCCGCGACGAGAGATTCGATCGTGGCGACGGCGAGCGGCTCGCGGCCGAGGTCCAGCCGCTGCCCCTGCCTCACGATGAAGATCTTCTCCCCCGGCACGAACCGCATCTCGTCGGCCCGGGACCGCACGAACGCGTCGAGAAGGGGCCGCCAGCGCGACACTAGCGCAGTCCCTCGCGAATGGCCCGATCGTTCGGAGCGCGGCGGGCCGGGCGGCAGCCGGACGCGGCAACGACGCCGACGGGCCCGCGCCGCCGGAGCCCTCCGGGCACCCCCCGATGGCGAAGAATCCCGGCGTCGCGTCGTCCGCCCGCCGCGGACGCCGTCGCGCGGCTGTTCCCGGGGAGGGGCACTAGAACTCGATCCAGGCGATGCGGTCCTTCCGGACGAACATCACCGATTCGGCGCCTTCGATCGGCACGAACTCCTCCTCCTGGTTGAATGCGTCCGAGACCCGCGAAGACTCGGTTCGAAGGCTCGCGAGGAGCGTTCCCTCGGCGACCTCGCCGTTTTCGAGATGGAGCCTCAGGAAATAGATCGCTCCCGGGACGCGGCCGGGGAGCCGCGAAACGAGCGGCGCCCCCGGGGGCGCGGAAGCCGTCACGATCGCGCCGCGGCCGACGAGGACCGGTTTACCGGCGGAGTGCACCGGCAGGAAGAGCCGGCGGGCGTTGAAGAACTCGTCGAGCGTCTCCGCGCCCTCGTGGAACGGGGACGTGCTGGAGAGGTGGATGGTCGCGGCGAGCCGCGCGCCGTCCGACAGGAGAAATTCGACGGCGACGGGTACCGTCGGGACGCGGATGTCGTCGCCGGGCATCCCGGCATCATAGCGAATCCCAGCCCCGGAAAAGAGAAACGCCCGGCCGAAGCCGGGCGTCGAATCGTGCTCTTTCCGGGGCGGCGCCCTACTGCCCGCGGTTTCCCTTCTTCGTGGTCGATCCGCCCTTCGACTTTCCTTCCTTCGCCGGCTTCGAAGCCTTCGCAGCGGGCTTGGCGGCCTTG
This genomic interval from Thermoanaerobaculia bacterium contains the following:
- a CDS encoding type IV pilus twitching motility protein PilT — protein: MSRWRPLLDAFVRSRADEMRFVPGEKIFIVRQGQRLDLGREPLAVATIESLVAEIPDVPALAVGKFPLVSGFEAFAVVIERGEATVSMVVRLTERPVIPAPAPPPAPAPEPEGAGDEMPPPVAASSLDDLLRLMIERSASDLHLSSDCPPALRVHGQMAFLPQFLPLSSADVERLVLPAASEKGKRDFEEKSDADFAYEIPDLARFRVNVFRDRKGFGAVFRQIPIEIVPAETLGLSKAILELCALSKGLVLVTGPTGSGKSTTLASMIDYINRNRTDHIITIEDPVEFVHSNIKCLINQREVGAHTGSFKNALRAALREDPDIVLVGEMRDLETIAIAIETAETGHLVFGTLHTTTAVSTVDRIIDQFPPEQQEQIRVMLADALKGVVAQVLCRKIGGGRVAALEVLLVNNAVTSLIREGKTFQIPSVMQTSKAIGMTTMNDALMTLVREKLIEPREAWTKATDKTGLIGMFKNAGLPTQFS